In the Streptomyces sp. 3214.6 genome, GGACCACGCGGCGCCGGGGACGCCACGTCACCCCCACCGCGTCGTCGCCCTAGTTGCTGCGTCGGGTCACGAACTCCGCCAGGGAGAGCAGGCCGCCCGCCGACTCCGGGTTCGGGATCGCCCGGGACAGTTCGTGCATCGCGCGGGACATGCGGTCGGCCGCCTGGTCCTGGGCCCATGCGCGGCCGCCGGCCCGCTCGACGGCCAGCGTCGTGCGGTCCAGGTCGGCCGGCTCGTAGGGCGCCGCGTACAGCTCGGCCAGTTCGCCGGCCGCCGGGGTGCCGGAGGTCAGCGCGGCGACCACCGGCAAGGACTTCTTGCGGACGGCGAGGTCCGCACCGGCAGGCTTGCCGGTGTGCCGTGGGTCGCCCCATATCCCGATCACGTCGTCGATGAGCTGGAAGGCGAGCCCGGCCTCCCGGCCGAACGCGTCCAGCGCCTCGACGTCCTCCTCGGCAGCCCCCGCGTACAGCGCGCCCACGGCGCAGGCGCAGCCCAGGAGCGCGCCCGTCTTGGCCTCGGCCATGACGAGGACCTCGTCGAGGGTGATCTCGGCGGGGCCGCGTTTCTCCATGGCCGTGTCCGCCTGCTGGCCGGCGCACAGTTCGACCACGCAGGCCGCGACCCGGGCGACGGCCGCCGAGGACGCGGGGTGCGGGTCCCCGGCGAGCAGCCCCAGCGCGAGGGCCTGCAGTGCGTCCCCGGCGAGGATCGCGTCGGCGTCGCCGAACACCGTCCAGGCGGTGGGGCGGTGTCGGCGCGTGGTGTCGCGGTCCATCACGTCGTCGTGCAACAGCGTGAAGTTGTGGACCAGCTCGACCGCGGCGGCCGCCCGGACGGCCGCCGCGCGGGCCGCGGGCCCGCCGAGCGCGGAGGCCGCGGCGAGCACGAGTGCCGGGCGGATCGCCTTGCCCGCGTTGTCCGCGGCCGGGGTGCCGTCCGCGTGCTCCCAGCCGAAGTGGTAGAGCGCGATCCGGCGCATCGAGCCGGGCAACGAGTCGATCGCCGCCCGCAGTTCGGGGTCGACGGCGGCCCGCGACCGCTCCAGGAGCGCCGTCGCCTCATGCCCGTCGGCCGGTCCCGGACCGCCGTCGCCCTGACTCCCGATGGACCCGATGGACCTCCGCCTTTCACGCGCCTCGCCCCGGTACCGCCTGGTGGCGGACGTCACCGCCAGCGGCCGATCTCGACGTTCTCCAGAACGCCCAGCGCGTCCGGTACGAGGACCGCGGCCGAGTAGTAGGCCGTGACCAGGTAGTTGATGATGGCCTGTTCGTTGATGCCCATGAACCGCACGGACAGGCTCGGCTCGATCTCGTCCGGAATGCCGGACTGGCGCAGGCCGATGACCCCCTGGTCCTGTTCGCCCAGACGCATCGCGATGATCGAGCTGGTGCGGGCCTCGGTCACCGGGATCTTGTTGCACGGGTAGATCGGCACCCCGCGCCAGGTGGGGATCCGGTTGCCGCCGACGTCGATCGTCTCGGGGACGAGCCCGCGCTTGTTGAGTTCGCGGCCGATCGCGGAGATCGCGCGCGGGTGGGCGAGCAGCATCTTGGTGCCGCGCCGCCTGCTGAGCAGTTCGTCCAGGTCGTCCGGGCTGGGCACGCCGTCGTGCGGCTGGAGCCGCTGGTCGTACTCGCAGTTGTGGAGCAGACCGAACTCCCGGTTGTTGACGAGCTCGTGCTCCTGGCGCTCCTTGAGCGCCTCGACCGTCAGCCGCAACTGCTGCTCGGTCTGGTTCATGGGCTGGTTGTACAGGTCGGCCACGCGTGAGTGGATGCGCAGGACGGTCTGGGCGATGCTCAGTTCGTACTCGCGCGGCCGGGCGTCGTAGTCGACGAACGTGTGCGGAATGTCCGGCTCGCCGGCGTGACCCGCGGCCAGGTCGACGGCCTTCTCGCCGTACTTGTTGGTGCGCTGCTCGGGGATCGCGCGCAGCTGCTGGAGGTGTTCGCGCAGGGTGTCGGCGCGCTCCGCGACCTGCTCGACGTCCTGCCGGGTCAGGATCAGCACGGTGCAGGCGGTGTCGGCGCGGGCCGTGTACTCCCAGATGGCGTCGGCGTCGAGCAGCGCCTGGTCGCCGAAGTACGCGCCGTCCGCGAGGACTCCGAGCACCTGGTCGTCACCGTAGGGGCCGGTGCCGACCTTCTCGACGCGGCCGTGGGCGAGGAGGTAGACCTCGTCGGTCTGGCTGCCGAAGGAGGCGATGAGCTCGCCGGGGCCGAACTCCCGCTGCCGGCAGCGCTGGGCGAGCTCGCCGAGCACCTCCTCGTCCTCGTAGGAGCGCAGCGCGGGCAGTTCCCCCAGCTCGGCGGGGATGACCTCGACACGGTCGCCGGTCTTCACGAACGTGACACGTCCGTCTCCGACCGCGTACGTCAGCCGCCTGTTGACCCGGTAAGTACCACCCTGTACGTCCACCCAGGGCAGGTTCCGCAGCAGCCAGCGGGAGCTGATCTCCTGCATCTGCGGTGCGGACTTGGTCGTGGTGGCCAGGTTCCGCGCGGCCGCCGTGCCGAGACTCTGCTGCGGCTTGCCCGGCTCCGCGCGGACCTCTTCGCCTACCGACATGAGAAATACCCTCCCGATTCATGCACGGGCGCCGAACTGCGCCGGTGCACTGTTCACGCGAGCAAGCCTTCCTCACGGAGCGTGCCGGTGCTATTACCCGAAAGAGCGGGAATGGATCAACGTGGGCAGGGAAGAGACACGTTTCACCGAACAGTGTTCGACAATGAGCGGGTGACCGACCTGCGCCCCCGCCTGCCCTCGCCGCTCCAGGACGTGGCGGACGACCGGTTCGAGCGGCACGGCGTACGGCTGCTGCTGAAGCGGGACGACCTGATCCATCCGGACCTGATCGGCAACAAATGGCGCAAGCTGGCGCCCAACCTGGAGCGGGCGGCGGGGCGGACGATCGTCACCTTCGGCGGCGCCTACTCCAACCATCTGCGGGCCACGGCCGCCGCCGGACGGCTGCTGGGCCTGCCCACGGTGGGCGTGGTGCGCGGCGACGAACTGGCGGGCCGGCCGCTGAACCCGTCCCTGGCCCGGTGCGCGGCCGACGGCATGCGGCTGCACTTCGTGGACCGCTCGACGTACCGGCGCAAGACCGAGCCGGGGGTGCTGACGGGGCTGCTGGACGCGGTCGGCGCCGAGGACGCGTACGTCGTCCCGGAGGGCGGCAGCAACGCGGCGGCGGTCCGCGGCTGCCGGGCGCTCGGCGAGGAGCTGCGCGACCACGGCGGTGTCGACGTGGCCGCCCTCGCCTGCGGCACCGGCGGCACGCTCGCGGGCCTGGCCGCCGGTCTCGGCCCCGGCCGGCGGGCCGTGGGCATACCGGTCCTCAAGGGCGGCTTCCTGGGCGAGGAGATACGGGCGCTGCAGCAGGAGGCCTTCGGGGGCCCGCGGGGCGAGTGGTGGCTGGACGAGCGCTTCCACTTCGGCGGCTACGCGCGCGTGCCCCCGGAGCTCGACGCCTTCGCCGAGGACTTCGAGCGGCGACACGGTGTGCCCGTGGAACGTCTCTATGTCGCCAAGTCGCTGTACGCCCTTGTCGCCCTGACCGAGGAGGGGGCCTTCCCGCCCGGGGCACGGCTCGCGGCGGTCGTGACGGGCTCGCCGTTCACCCAGTGAGGCCCGCTCACCCCGCTTCCCGGAACGCCGCCGCCTCCTCCAGGTCCAGTCGGCGCAGCAGCGTCCGCAGCATCTCGTCGTCGATGTAGCGGGCGTCGCGCAGCCGGACGAATATCTCGCGTTCGGCGCTGATCATCTCGCGTGAGAGGCGCCGATAGGTGTCGTCGACGGTTTCGCCGGTGATCGGGTTGACCTGGCCGAGGCGCTCCCAGACGGCGTTGCGGCGGCGCTCCAGGACGCTGCGCAGCCGGTCGGCGAGGGGCGGGGGCAGGGTGTTGCGCTCGTCGGACAGCAGGGCGTCCAGGCGTTCCTCCGCGACCCGGGAGGCCTGTGCCTGGGCGTTGGCCTCGGCGAGGGTGGCGGCCTGCGGGTCGGGCTGGGGGAACCTCAGCAGGCGGATCAGCGGCGGCAGGGTCAGGCCCTGCAGCACGAGGGTGCCGATGACCGTCGTGAAGGTCAGGAAGAGGATGAGGTTGCGGTGCGGGAAGGGCGCGTCACCGTGGTTCACGGTGAGCGGGATGGAGAAGGCGATGGCGAGCGAGACCACGCCCCGCATGCCGGCCCAGCCGATGACGATCGGCCCCCGCCAGGTCGGGTTGTCCTCCCGCGCGCGGATGCGCGCCGACACCATCCGGGGCAGGAAGGTCGCCGGATACACCCACAGGAAGCGGGCCGCGACGACCACGAGGAAGAGGACGACGGCGTACCAGGCGGCGTCCAGACCCTCGTAGGCGCCGAGGCCCTTCAGGACGACCGGGAGCTGCAGGCCGATCAGCGCGAAGACCGCTGATTCCAGGACGAAGGCGACCATCTTCCACACGGCCTCCTCCTGGAGGCGGGTGGCGAAGTCGAC is a window encoding:
- a CDS encoding family 2 encapsulin nanocompartment cargo protein polyprenyl transferase, with amino-acid sequence MGSIGSQGDGGPGPADGHEATALLERSRAAVDPELRAAIDSLPGSMRRIALYHFGWEHADGTPAADNAGKAIRPALVLAAASALGGPAARAAAVRAAAAVELVHNFTLLHDDVMDRDTTRRHRPTAWTVFGDADAILAGDALQALALGLLAGDPHPASSAAVARVAACVVELCAGQQADTAMEKRGPAEITLDEVLVMAEAKTGALLGCACAVGALYAGAAEEDVEALDAFGREAGLAFQLIDDVIGIWGDPRHTGKPAGADLAVRKKSLPVVAALTSGTPAAGELAELYAAPYEPADLDRTTLAVERAGGRAWAQDQAADRMSRAMHELSRAIPNPESAGGLLSLAEFVTRRSN
- a CDS encoding family 2B encapsulin nanocompartment shell protein, producing the protein MSVGEEVRAEPGKPQQSLGTAAARNLATTTKSAPQMQEISSRWLLRNLPWVDVQGGTYRVNRRLTYAVGDGRVTFVKTGDRVEVIPAELGELPALRSYEDEEVLGELAQRCRQREFGPGELIASFGSQTDEVYLLAHGRVEKVGTGPYGDDQVLGVLADGAYFGDQALLDADAIWEYTARADTACTVLILTRQDVEQVAERADTLREHLQQLRAIPEQRTNKYGEKAVDLAAGHAGEPDIPHTFVDYDARPREYELSIAQTVLRIHSRVADLYNQPMNQTEQQLRLTVEALKERQEHELVNNREFGLLHNCEYDQRLQPHDGVPSPDDLDELLSRRRGTKMLLAHPRAISAIGRELNKRGLVPETIDVGGNRIPTWRGVPIYPCNKIPVTEARTSSIIAMRLGEQDQGVIGLRQSGIPDEIEPSLSVRFMGINEQAIINYLVTAYYSAAVLVPDALGVLENVEIGRWR
- a CDS encoding 1-aminocyclopropane-1-carboxylate deaminase/D-cysteine desulfhydrase; translated protein: MTDLRPRLPSPLQDVADDRFERHGVRLLLKRDDLIHPDLIGNKWRKLAPNLERAAGRTIVTFGGAYSNHLRATAAAGRLLGLPTVGVVRGDELAGRPLNPSLARCAADGMRLHFVDRSTYRRKTEPGVLTGLLDAVGAEDAYVVPEGGSNAAAVRGCRALGEELRDHGGVDVAALACGTGGTLAGLAAGLGPGRRAVGIPVLKGGFLGEEIRALQQEAFGGPRGEWWLDERFHFGGYARVPPELDAFAEDFERRHGVPVERLYVAKSLYALVALTEEGAFPPGARLAAVVTGSPFTQ
- a CDS encoding Na+/H+ antiporter — translated: MDVMPLLLLVAGSAGIAAAARRTPVPAPLMLVAVGLVVSYVPGVPDYTLDPDVVLPLLLPPLLYTSATESSYLDLRAQLRPVALLSVGYVLFATFAVGWAAYLLVPGLPLTAALVLGAVVAPPDAVAATAVARRVGLPSRITTILQGESLLNDATAITAYKVALAVVVGEGASWGGGIEEFLVAAVGGTVVGLVLMAPLHWLRTHLKEPLLQNTLSLLIPFVAYAAAEQFHASGVIAVVVVALYLGHRAWEVDFATRLQEEAVWKMVAFVLESAVFALIGLQLPVVLKGLGAYEGLDAAWYAVVLFLVVVAARFLWVYPATFLPRMVSARIRAREDNPTWRGPIVIGWAGMRGVVSLAIAFSIPLTVNHGDAPFPHRNLILFLTFTTVIGTLVLQGLTLPPLIRLLRFPQPDPQAATLAEANAQAQASRVAEERLDALLSDERNTLPPPLADRLRSVLERRRNAVWERLGQVNPITGETVDDTYRRLSREMISAEREIFVRLRDARYIDDEMLRTLLRRLDLEEAAAFREAG